From Triticum aestivum cultivar Chinese Spring chromosome 4A, IWGSC CS RefSeq v2.1, whole genome shotgun sequence, a single genomic window includes:
- the LOC123083816 gene encoding uncharacterized protein, with the protein MDLPDLNFTPPPEDVDEMDEDVENEMEGDAEDGMEGDEIVQNPGVGQVGRKNKTLNDQQKFAAYVALHTLCMSRGGTFKKTDTQDIANFFGVGVWNIQRIWRKATLQIQQGQEVDVADQRKGNSGRKPKDINLEKILTIPLNRRSTIRSLAWQLRCSPTTLHRKFMLNLIRRHTNCVKPTLKEKNKMDRMNFCLSMLDEATTATERPKFKTMHNVVHIDEKWFNMTKKNRTYYLLDGEEEPTRPIHGNCIVKVMFLTAVARPRWDNEGNVTFSGKIGIWPFVKEVPAQRRSDNRPRGTIETKSIKVDRKVMREFLIEKVLPAIQAVWPENDAGQTIYMQQDNAKPHILPGDQEFLAAIAKTGLDIRLVQQPANSPDLNVLDLGFFNSLQSLTDCLSPKTLQDLIAGVLEEFEGYEVYKLNRIFLTLQMCMIEIMNHAGGNGYKIPHVNKERLEM; encoded by the exons ATGGATCTCCCAGACCTCAACTTCACTCCACCACCAGAAGATGTGGACGAAATGGATGAAGATGTAGAAAATGAAATGGAAGGAGATGCAGAAGATGGAATGGAAGGAGATGAAATTGTTCAAAATCCAG GTGTTGGGCAAGTTGGTAGAAAAAATAAAACCCTCAATGACCAGCAAAAATTTGCTGCTTATGTAGCATTGCATACACTGTGTATGAGTAGAGGAGGCACTTTTAAGAAAACTGATACGCAAGACATTGCAAATTTTTTTGGAGTGGGTGTTTGGAATATACAAAGAATTTGGAGGAAAGCAACGTTGCAAATTCAACAAGGTCAAGAGGTAGATGTTGCTGATCAGAGAAAAGGAAATTCTGGAAGAAAGCCTAAGGACATTAACCTAGAAAAAATCCTAACAATCCCATTAAACAGGAGGTCTACTATTAGATCACTAGCCTGGCAACTGAGATGTAGCCCTACCACACTTCATAGAAagttcatgttgaatttgattagGAGGCATACAAACTGTGTGAAGCCGACTTTAAAGGAAAAGAATAAGATGGATAGGATGAATTTTTGTTTGTCGATGCTTGATGAGGCAACAACAGCAACTGAGAGGCCTAAGTTCAAGACTATGCATAACGTTGTCCATATTGACGAGAAGTGGTTTAACATGACAAAGAAGAATAGAACATATTATCTGCTAGATGGGGAGGAAGAGCCTACGAGGCCTATACACGGCAACTGTATTGTCAAGGTGATGTTCTTGACGGCCGTTGCTAGGCCAAGGTGGGACAACGAAGGAAACGTGACCTTCTCTGGGAAAATCGGTATCTGGCCATTCGTGAAAGAAGTTCCTGCTCAGAGGAGAAGTGACAACAGGCCCAGAGGTACAATAGAGACAAAGTCAATAAAGGTCGACAGAAAAGTGATGAGGGAGTTCCTAATAGAGAAGGTCTTGCCAGCAATACAAGCAGTTTGGCCGGAAAATGATGCTGGACAGACCATCTACATGCAGCAGGATAATGCTAAGCCCCATATCTTGCCAGGTGACCAGGAATTTCTAGCAGCTATCGCAAAAACTGGACTTGACATTAGATTAGTACAACAGCCTGCCAACAGTCCTGATTTGAATGTGCTTGACCTTGGGTTTTTTAACTCGCTGCAATCGCTGACAGATTGTCTGAGTCCTAAAACACTACAAGACCTTATTGCAGGTGTTTTGGAGGAATTTGAAGGCTATGAggtttacaagctcaacagaaTTTTCCTAACTCTACAAATGTGCATGATTGAGATCATGAACCATGCGGGGGGAAATGGGTATAAAATACCACATGTTAACAAGGAAAGGCTTGAGATGTGA